One genomic segment of Hordeum vulgare subsp. vulgare chromosome 2H, MorexV3_pseudomolecules_assembly, whole genome shotgun sequence includes these proteins:
- the LOC123427282 gene encoding histone H3.2 has translation MARTKQTARKSTGGKAPRKQLATKAARKSAPATGGVKKPHRFRPGTVALREIRKYQKSTELLIRKLPFQRLVREIAQDFKTDLRFQSSAVSALQEAAEAYLVGLFEDTNLCAIHAKRVTIMPKDIQLARRIRGERA, from the coding sequence ATGGCCCGCACGAAGCAGACGGCGCGCAAGTCCACTGGCGGCAAGGCGCCGCGGAAGCAGCTGGCGACCAAGGCGGCGCGCAAGTCCGCCCCGGCCACCGGCGGCGTGAAGAAGCCCCACCGTTTCCGCCCGGGGACCGTCGCGCTGCGCGAGATCCGCAAGTACCAGAAGAGCACGGAGCTGCTCATCCGCAAGCTCCCGTTCCAGCGGCTGGTGCGGGAGATCGCGCAGGACTTCAAGACGGACCTGCGCTTCCAGAGCTCCGCCGTCTCGGCCCTCCAGGAGGCCGCCGAGGCGTACCTCGTCGGGCTCTTCGAGGACACCAACCTCTGCGCCATCCACGCCAAGCGCGTGACCATCATGCCCAAGGACATCCAGCTCGCCCGCCGCATCCGCGGGGAGCGCGCGTAG